A genomic window from Haladaptatus caseinilyticus includes:
- a CDS encoding DUF7504 family protein gives MGSEGISFRGGDSSPEFHTVLSEFKRHGCNILVTGRVSETTTNRTTIQLLGASTEERKRVLVLTGTTARYVNSKLPAGTTIDDPDVWVIDWGNDERAITESVPMPTVPRPVSDDGLRELRSEITSAVSFYDEWADGLGASELRFSLDSLIKPLEQHEQPTVERFLRTVTALIRGVSGMAHYHLPLPDDTEIVQELSPLFDARVELRQTESLVPEQRWHVPKYDQTTNWVQL, from the coding sequence ATGGGTTCCGAAGGGATTTCATTCCGTGGCGGGGATTCTTCGCCCGAATTTCACACTGTTCTCTCCGAGTTCAAACGGCACGGGTGTAATATTCTCGTTACTGGAAGGGTCTCTGAGACCACCACGAATCGGACGACCATACAGCTTCTCGGAGCCTCCACCGAGGAGCGAAAACGCGTATTGGTTCTGACGGGAACGACTGCCAGATATGTGAACTCGAAACTCCCTGCCGGCACGACCATCGACGACCCGGACGTCTGGGTCATCGATTGGGGAAACGACGAACGCGCGATTACGGAGTCAGTTCCGATGCCGACCGTCCCACGACCGGTTTCGGATGACGGGCTCCGCGAACTCCGCTCGGAGATCACCTCCGCCGTCAGCTTCTACGACGAGTGGGCAGATGGTCTCGGCGCATCGGAGCTCCGATTCTCGCTGGATTCACTCATCAAACCCCTCGAACAGCACGAGCAACCGACCGTCGAACGATTTCTTCGAACGGTTACGGCGCTGATTCGAGGCGTATCAGGGATGGCACACTATCATCTACCGTTGCCCGATGATACCGAAATAGTACAGGAACTATCGCCGCTATTCGACGCCCGTGTCGAGCTTCGACAGACCGAAAGCCTCGTCCCAGAGCAACGGTGGCACGTTCCGAAGTACGACCAAACGACGAACTGGGTGCAGCTATGA